The Sphingomonas japonica sequence ATGACGCGGACGAACGGGATGATGCCGCTGGTCTTGCCATTGAGGCCGACCGGCTCGCCGATGCCGCGGACATTGCCCCAATAGGTGCCGATCCCGCCGCCGCGCGAGGCGAGCCAGACATTCTCGTTCCACGTCTCGACGATGCCTTCGAGGCTGTCGGGCACCGAGTTGAGATAGCATGAGATCGGCAGGCCGCGCCCGGTGCCGCCGTTCGAGAGAACGGGCGTGGCCGGCATGAACCACAGCTTTGAGATATAGTCGTACAGCCGCTGCGCATGGCCTGCGTCATCGGCATAGGCAGACGCGACGCGGACGAACAGGTCCTGATAGGATTCGCCCGGCAGAAGGTAGCGGTCCTTCAGGGTTTCCTTGCCGAAATCGGTCAGCAGCGCGTCGCGCGAATGATCGACCTCGACTGCGTAGAGCTGCGCATCGACGGTCTTCGAATCGCGCGGCGCCCGCGTCTCGCTCGCCGTGGCGGCGGCGTCGATCGTCTCGACGGTGTCGTTCATACGCGCATCTTCCCTGAAATCCATGACTCGCCCCGTTCCTCAATTCATCCGACTCGGGAGCAGCGTCCCGATGGTACGCGCTGGAGCGCCGAGTGCGAGAACAAAAAGTGATCGCACCCCGTTTGCTCCCAGGCGGCAGCGGGTCGATCGATATAGCATCGATCGATGGTCCCTACCAGCGCTTGGGGTCAGCCCCCCGACCGTACCACTATAGATTGTGCTCAATCGCCCCACGGCACAAGTCGGTAAATGACGCTTTAGGGACTCGGTTCGTCGATAAAACGAGTCACTTCGCCGGGCGCCGCCGATGCCAGATCGGGCACGACGCGTGGATCGCCGCGCCTCTTGCGAAACGCAAGGGAACAGAAATCGAACGGGCGAAAGAATGGCGGGGACGACTCGCCGGCGGTGCCATTCTGCCCGCATCGCCAATCCGCTTGAGCAAAGCGCCCGGGCCGCATAGCGTCGCGCATCGATCATCCGGGGGGACGACCATGCACCAGCGCCTGCTATCTGCTTTTACCGCCCTGAGCGCGGCTGTCGTCACGCCCGCCGCCGCGCAGGAGGCAGGCGGCGCGCCAGCCGCGGTCGAGGAAGTGTCGCTGGCGCAACTGGCCGCCGACATGGCGGCGGGGCGGGTGTCGAGCGAGGCGGCGACGCAGGGCTATCTGGCGCGGATCGCGGCGATGGATCGCGCCGGGCCGACACTGCGCAGCGTGATCGCGCTCAATCCGCAGGCGCTGGAACAGGCGCGCGCGCTCGATGCCGAGCGCAAGGCGGGACAGGTGCGCGGGCCGCTCCACGGCGTGCCGATCCTGGTCAAGGACAATGTTGAGACGCGCGAGCTGCCGACGACGGCGGGCAGCCTCGCGCTCAAGGACAACGCCACTGGCCGCGACGCGCCGGTGATCGCGCGACTGCGCGCGGCAGGCGCGGTGATCCTGGGCAAGACCAACCTGTCCGAATGGGCCAATATCCGCTCGACCGCCTCGATGAGCGGGTGGAGCGCGGTCGGCGGGCTGGTGCGCAATCCCTATGCGCTCGACCGCTCGGTGTGCGGATCGTCGAGCGGTACCGGGGCGGCGATCGCGGCAAGCTTCGCCGCGGCCGGGATTGGCACCGAGACTGACGGCTCGGTGGTGTGCCCGTCGTCGATGAACGGGCTGGTGGGGCTGAAGCCCACCATCGGTCTGGTCAGCCGCACGCATATCGTGCCGATCAGCCACAGCCAGGATACCGCCGGCCCGATGGCGCGCAGCGTGCGCGACACCGCTCTGCTGTTCTCCGGCATGGTCGGAAGCGATCCGGCCGATGCGGCGACCGCAAAGGCGGACGCGTATCGCAAGGACTATGCGGCGGGCCTGTCGGCCGACGCGCTGCGCGGCAAGCGCGTCGGCGTGGTGCGGCCCGACATGTCGTCCGACCTGACCACCCGGTTCGACGCCGCGCTGGCGGTGCTCAAGGCCGCGGGCGCCGTGCTGGTCGAGGTCGAGCAGCCCGAGCTCGAAGGCATGGGCGATGCCGAGTTCGACGTGCTCAAGATGGAATTGAAGAGCGACCTGAACGCGTATCTGGCGACCACACCGGCCAGCGTGAAGACGCGCACGCTGGCCGATGTCATCGCCTTCAACGATGCCAACCGAGCCGCCGAGATGCCCTATTTCGGGCAGGAAATCTTCGTGATGGCTGAGAAGACCGGCGGCGTAGACGACCCCAAATACAAGCAGGCTCGCGCCAAATCGCT is a genomic window containing:
- a CDS encoding amidase, whose amino-acid sequence is MHQRLLSAFTALSAAVVTPAAAQEAGGAPAAVEEVSLAQLAADMAAGRVSSEAATQGYLARIAAMDRAGPTLRSVIALNPQALEQARALDAERKAGQVRGPLHGVPILVKDNVETRELPTTAGSLALKDNATGRDAPVIARLRAAGAVILGKTNLSEWANIRSTASMSGWSAVGGLVRNPYALDRSVCGSSSGTGAAIAASFAAAGIGTETDGSVVCPSSMNGLVGLKPTIGLVSRTHIVPISHSQDTAGPMARSVRDTALLFSGMVGSDPADAATAKADAYRKDYAAGLSADALRGKRVGVVRPDMSSDLTTRFDAALAVLKAAGAVLVEVEQPELEGMGDAEFDVLKMELKSDLNAYLATTPASVKTRTLADVIAFNDANRAAEMPYFGQEIFVMAEKTGGVDDPKYKQARAKSLRLAGVEGIDAMLKAGKVELLVEPTYGAPWLSDPVHGDQFSGPSASALPAISGYPHLTVPMGLVDGLPVGLSFIGTAYSDAMLLNAGYAFEAAGKLRVKPGYAATADAGAGMEGIAQ